A stretch of Allostreptomyces psammosilenae DNA encodes these proteins:
- the pth gene encoding aminoacyl-tRNA hydrolase, whose amino-acid sequence MNERSERAAGPASAAAVDPQGPWLVAGLGNPGPEYAGNRHNIGFMVVDLLAERLGGRFKSHRSRAQVVEGRIAGRRVVLAKPMLFMNASGGPVTALRDFYKVPAGNLVVVHDELDIDYPTLRLKRGGGDNGHNGLKSITRSLGPDYFRVRCGIGRPPGRMDVAAFVLRDFSATERKELDWFVDRAADSVEVLLSEGLEQAQQRFNS is encoded by the coding sequence ATGAACGAGCGGAGCGAGCGGGCCGCGGGTCCGGCGTCGGCTGCGGCGGTGGACCCGCAGGGGCCGTGGCTGGTGGCAGGTCTGGGGAATCCCGGGCCGGAGTACGCGGGGAACCGGCACAACATCGGCTTCATGGTGGTGGACCTGCTGGCGGAGCGGCTGGGTGGGCGGTTCAAGTCGCACCGCAGTCGGGCCCAGGTGGTGGAGGGGCGGATCGCCGGGCGGCGGGTGGTGCTGGCGAAGCCGATGTTGTTCATGAACGCCTCGGGCGGGCCGGTGACGGCGCTGCGGGACTTCTACAAGGTGCCGGCGGGGAACCTGGTGGTGGTCCATGACGAGTTGGACATCGACTATCCGACGCTGCGGTTGAAGCGGGGGGGTGGGGACAACGGCCACAACGGCCTGAAGTCGATCACGCGCTCGCTGGGGCCGGACTACTTCCGGGTGCGGTGCGGGATCGGCCGGCCGCCGGGTCGGATGGACGTGGCGGCGTTCGTGCTGCGGGACTTCTCGGCGACGGAGCGCAAGGAGCTGGACTGGTTCGTGGACCGGGCGGCGGACTCGGTGGAGGTGCTGCTGTCGGAGGGGCTGGAGCAGGCGCAGCAGCGGTTCAACTCCTGA
- a CDS encoding 50S ribosomal protein L25/general stress protein Ctc gives MSEVRIAAEPRSEFGKGAARRARRAGKVPAVLYGHGNAPLHLNLPGHELMMALKTPNVLLSLEVDGQRKLALPKAVQRDVLKGFLEHVDLLLVQRGEKVTVEVPLVIEGEPAPGGNLVEHLQSTISVEAEATHVPETLAVSVEGLSAGAAVHAGDVELPAGVTLVTGPETGLVQIVLPQVEAAPAEAEAAEAEAPAEG, from the coding sequence GTGTCCGAGGTCCGTATCGCCGCCGAGCCGCGTTCTGAGTTCGGCAAGGGCGCTGCGCGCCGTGCCCGTCGCGCGGGCAAGGTGCCTGCCGTGCTGTACGGCCACGGCAACGCTCCGCTGCACCTGAACCTGCCCGGTCACGAGCTGATGATGGCGCTGAAGACGCCGAACGTGCTGCTGAGCCTGGAGGTGGACGGTCAGCGCAAGCTGGCGCTGCCCAAGGCCGTGCAGCGGGACGTGCTCAAGGGCTTCCTGGAGCACGTGGACCTGCTGCTGGTGCAGCGGGGCGAGAAGGTGACCGTCGAGGTGCCGCTGGTCATCGAGGGTGAGCCGGCTCCGGGCGGGAACCTGGTGGAGCACCTGCAGTCCACCATCTCGGTGGAGGCGGAGGCGACCCACGTGCCGGAGACGCTGGCCGTCTCGGTCGAGGGCCTGTCGGCGGGTGCCGCCGTGCACGCCGGCGACGTGGAGCTGCCGGCTGGTGTCACCCTGGTGACCGGCCCGGAGACCGGCCTGGTGCAGATCGTGCTGCCGCAGGTCGAGGCCGCTCCGGCGGAGGCCGAGGCCGCCGAGGCCGAGGCGCCCGCCGAGGGCTGA
- a CDS encoding ribose-phosphate diphosphokinase — translation MTGIKTTGEKKLMLFSGRAHPGLAGEVAEQLGVELVPTKAFDFANGEIYVRFEESVRGSDAFVIQSHTAPINKWIMEQLIMVDALKRASAKRITVIMPFYGYARQDKKHKGREPISARLVADLLKTAGADRLMAVDLHTDQIQGFFDGPVDHLFALPLLTEYVGARVDRDRLTVVSPDAGRVRVADRWCDRLGAPLAIVHKRRDPDVANQVSVHEVVGEVEGRTCVLVDDMIDTAGTICAAAEALFANGAAEVLVAATHGVLSGPAVDRLKNSRISEVVLTNTLPLEPQANIDKVTVLSIAPMLGRAVREVFDDGSVTSLFEG, via the coding sequence GTGACCGGCATCAAGACGACCGGCGAGAAGAAACTCATGCTCTTCTCCGGCCGTGCACACCCTGGGCTCGCGGGGGAGGTGGCTGAGCAGCTGGGTGTGGAGCTGGTGCCGACGAAGGCGTTTGATTTCGCGAACGGCGAGATCTATGTGCGCTTCGAGGAGTCGGTGCGCGGCAGTGATGCGTTCGTGATCCAGAGCCACACGGCTCCCATCAACAAGTGGATCATGGAGCAGTTGATCATGGTGGACGCGCTGAAGCGGGCTTCCGCGAAGCGCATCACGGTGATCATGCCGTTCTACGGGTACGCGCGGCAGGACAAGAAGCACAAGGGGCGGGAGCCGATTTCGGCGCGTCTGGTGGCGGATCTGCTCAAGACGGCGGGTGCGGACCGGCTGATGGCGGTGGACCTGCACACGGACCAGATCCAGGGCTTCTTCGACGGGCCGGTGGACCACCTGTTCGCGCTTCCGCTGCTGACCGAGTACGTGGGGGCCCGGGTGGACCGGGACCGGCTGACGGTGGTGTCGCCGGACGCGGGCCGGGTGCGGGTGGCGGACCGTTGGTGTGACCGGCTGGGGGCGCCGCTGGCGATCGTGCACAAGCGGCGTGACCCGGACGTGGCGAACCAGGTGTCGGTGCACGAGGTCGTGGGTGAGGTCGAGGGCCGCACCTGCGTGCTGGTGGACGACATGATCGACACGGCGGGGACGATCTGCGCGGCGGCGGAGGCGCTGTTCGCCAACGGTGCCGCGGAGGTGCTGGTGGCGGCGACGCACGGGGTGCTGTCGGGGCCGGCGGTGGACCGGTTGAAGAACTCGCGGATCAGCGAGGTGGTGCTGACCAACACGCTGCCGCTGGAGCCGCAGGCGAACATCGACAAGGTGACGGTGCTGTCGATCGCGCCGATGCTGGGCCGGGCTGTTCGTGAGGTCTTCGACGACGGTTCCGTGACCAGTCTCTTCGAAGGCTGA
- a CDS encoding LAETG motif-containing sortase-dependent surface protein encodes MSLRTFVRAAVAAPVVAGVMLAPTTALAQNGGNPPGSNGTVKVHDAVTDEEVRANQPKVCEFYLAGFQFDDLEKVDWRITPDWQGGEGEAVASGSIVLADGTGRTEDMTLPSGHYKVFWEIEGNQNPTEKHKVFKVECPDGGTSGGDGGSESAGGSEGAAAAGGAGETTAGGGEAGTGGEQATGGESTAGGQETTGGQETSGGEASTGGQETTGGEEAAAAGADASSPSPSAVPGNVVNPDGELAQTGGSITPMFAGFAALLVVVGVAARIGLRRTVAGS; translated from the coding sequence ATGTCCCTCCGCACCTTTGTGCGCGCGGCCGTGGCCGCGCCCGTCGTCGCCGGTGTCATGCTCGCACCGACCACCGCCCTCGCCCAGAACGGTGGCAACCCGCCCGGCTCCAACGGCACGGTGAAGGTCCACGACGCCGTCACCGACGAGGAGGTTCGGGCCAACCAGCCGAAGGTCTGCGAGTTCTACCTCGCCGGATTCCAGTTCGACGACCTGGAGAAGGTCGACTGGCGGATCACCCCGGACTGGCAGGGCGGTGAGGGCGAGGCCGTGGCCTCGGGCAGCATCGTGCTGGCCGACGGCACCGGGCGCACCGAGGACATGACCCTGCCCAGCGGCCACTACAAGGTCTTCTGGGAGATCGAGGGCAACCAGAACCCCACCGAGAAGCACAAGGTCTTCAAGGTCGAGTGCCCGGACGGGGGGACGAGCGGCGGCGACGGCGGCTCCGAGAGCGCGGGCGGCTCCGAGGGCGCCGCCGCCGCCGGCGGCGCCGGGGAGACCACCGCCGGCGGCGGCGAGGCCGGTACCGGCGGCGAGCAGGCCACCGGCGGGGAGTCCACCGCCGGCGGCCAGGAGACGACCGGCGGCCAGGAGACGAGCGGCGGCGAGGCGTCCACCGGCGGCCAGGAGACGACCGGTGGCGAGGAGGCCGCCGCGGCCGGTGCCGACGCGTCCAGCCCCAGCCCGAGCGCCGTGCCCGGCAACGTCGTGAACCCCGACGGCGAGCTGGCCCAGACCGGTGGCTCGATCACCCCGATGTTCGCCGGCTTCGCCGCGCTGCTGGTCGTGGTGGGGGTGGCCGCCCGCATCGGGCTGCGCCGCACCGTCGCCGGGAGCTGA